One bacterium genomic window, AGAAGGCGCTCGGCGGAGTCGGCGAAGACGGCCGTCTGCATATCGGCGAATACGTGCTGAAGCTGGCCGTGTTCACGGGCGACGCGACGAGCTGAGCCGCGGCTCGTCCGGAATGAAGGCCTCGCTGAAGACCCGTTCTAGAACCCGCCGAAGAGGAAGACCACCTGCAGCGCTCCGATGATCGTGCCGATGACTCCTCCGGCCAGGACCAGCTTCCATTCGTCCTTCTGGAAGACGGGTCGCAACACGCCACCGAACTCGTCCGAATCGAGGCCTGGTATGGCGAACCCCTCACGCTCATCCACGGAGACAGCCACCTCGCAAACTGCTTCGAATACACCACGCCCGACGGCCCGCGCATGGGGATGATCGACTTCCAGGGTGCGCAGTGGTGCAAGGGTATTCGCGATGTCCAGTACCATCTCATCGACTCGCTCGAACCCGAGGTGCTGGCCACGCACGAAAGCGCCCTCATCAATCACTACGTCGCAGAACTCGGCCGCCGCGGGGTCGAACTCTCCGGCGACGACGCGCGCGACCAATACCGCGCGCTGTCGTTCCAGACGTTGATGGTCGCCGTGGTTTCGATCGGGTTGGGGTCGCTGACCGAACGCGACGATACCGTGCGCACGGTGCTGGCACGCAGCGTCGCGGCGATCGATCGCCTGCGATTCCGGGAGTGGCTCGAGTCGCTATGAATCCGCGACGAAGAGCGGTGAACAGGTGTTTCAACAGGGGATCGATGAATCCCTGGGCCATGGGTCGGCTCTCCGGGGTGGGGTCTCCGGAAGTAGATACCAGCCGCCACCGGCTGTCGGCGGGCGAACCCCGTGGTACCCTGCCCACCGAAAGCGAGGAACCGTGCCTGGCAACGACGGACTGCGACTACTGGACCCTTCCCTCTACGCCAGGGGTGGCCCGCCCCACGAGCTCTTCACCGAGCTCCGCCGGAACGCTCCGGTATCGCGATGGGAGATCGAACGCATCGAGCCCTTCTGGGCCATCGTGAGGCACGCTGACCTCACCTCCATTTCCAAGCAGCCCGACATCTTCCTGAGCGAGCCTGGCATCACGCTGGCTCCGGTCGACGGGTCCGCGACGGACGTGCCGGGCTTCAGCAGCATGCGCGTCGTGATCAACATGGACCCGCCGGAGCATCGTAAGGTGCGCAAGGTAGCGAGCCCGTCGCTCACCCCTCGCGCACTGAAGCGGATCGACCCGATCGTCGAGGAGAGTGCGAATCGCCTCGTCAGCGCGCTGGCCGAAACGGCGGGAGACGAGGTGGATCTGGTCACCGCGATCGCCGCGAAGCACCCGCTTCGCGTGCTCTCCACGGCCCTGGGCATCACGCACGAGCAGGAGGAGAAGGTCCTCGAGCTCACCAACCGCCTGTTCGCGGCTGACGACGAGGAACTCGGTGGCGGCAACCAGCCCAACGACTTCGCCCAACTCGGCAAGGAGTTCCTGGAGCTCTTCCTTCCCATCATCGAGGACCGCCGCCAGAACCCCTCTGACGACCTGGCGAGTGTCCTGGCCAACGGCCAGATCGACGGCGCTCCGATGGGGCCGATGGAGACGCTCGGCTACTACCTGATCGCCTTCAGCGCCGGCCACGACACGACGAAGAACGCCCTGGCCGGCGGCCTGCGCGCGCTCGTCGAGCACCCGGACCAGTTCGAGAAGCTGCGACGCGATCCCTCCCTCGTGCCCTCGGCGGTGGAGGAGATCCTGCGCTGGACCTCCCCCGTCAACTACATGAAGCGGACCCCGAACCGGGACGTGGAGGTGAACGGCCAGAAGATCCCGGAGGGCGAGGCCGTGGTCATGTTCTACGCCTCAGCCAACCGGGACGAGGATTTCTTCGACGACCCCTTCACCTTCGACATCGAGCGCAAGCCGAACCCGCACGTCGCCTTCGGCCACGGAGAGCACTTCTGCATGGGCTCCCACTTCGCACGCCGATCGATGGCCGCCATCCTGAACCAGCTGGTACGCCGGGTCGAAGGCTGGGAGCTCGCCGGCGAGCCCGAGTGGATCAAGGCCAGCTTCGTCGTGGGGCTGAAGCACCTGCCGGTGCGGTGTCGCATGGCGAGCTGAGCCCGCCGAGCTGAGTGTCGATCTCGGCGTGGCGATGCTAGTCGGACTCGCGCTGATCGGGCTTGCTGCCACTCGCGGACGCCAGGCGTGGCGCGCGAGCCGGGAGGCCGAGGCAGCCCAGGATGGCGCCGATCGCTTCCTCCGATCCGATGGCAGCGAGCAGGGTCTCTGACGACTCGCTCGAGCCTCCTCAGCTTCCCGGTTCGTTCAGCAGCTTGCGGACCACTGCGTGGGTATCGAGTGTCGTCTTGATCGACGAAGGGTCGATCCCCACCCGATCGCCCCACAAGATCCACGGGATCTGGCGGTTCAGAGGCGTGTCCTGATGATGCGAGGTTTCGGTTCCGCCGTGATCAGCCGTCACCAGGATCGCCAGCGGGCGTGGAAGCCCGGCCAGGGCCTCGGTGAACGCGCCGAGGCGAGCATCGATCTCGGCGATCGCCTGCATCTGGTGGGTGCTGCCCCACCCCGCTTCGTGGCCCGTGCGATCGACCTCGGCAAGGTGCACGAACAGGAAGTCGGGATCTCGTTGCTCGGCGTAGTGGAGGGCCTGGCGGAGCACCTCCTCCGCGTTCTCGCCGAACTGGTACCGCTCGGCTCCCGGCTCGTGTTCGGCGAAGTGGGCGAACTTCCGCTTGCCGGCGAACAGCCCACAGCGGAGCTTCGCTTCGAAGCAGGCGGAATAGATCGTGGGGAAGCGCAGATCCCGCCACGGCTGATAGCGGTTGAAGTAGACGCCGTGCTCTTCGGGTGGAAGTCCGGAAAGCATGGTCGCGTGGGAAGTCATGGTGATCGACGGCACCACCGTGAGGACACCGTCGACACGCATCCCCTCTTTTCCAAGCCGATCCAATGCGGGTGTCGGCACGGCCGCCAGGAACCGCGGTGCCAGGCCATCGATGGAAACGAGCACCACCAGCCGCCCAGCGGGAGAGCGGGCGCCGGGCGCCTGCGAGGTCCGGTCGATCGAGAGCGCAGCGCGGCCGTCGAAGAGCGGCGCGAAGCGTGCCACCCCAAGCACGACGAGCGCGAGGAGGCCCAGGCTGATGAACCCGATCCACCGCCCGATGCGGCGGCCGCGAGAACTCAGGGAATGAGATCCTTCACGGCTTCGGGCATCTCGTCCGCGATGCGCACGATCGGAATGCCCGTCTGCGTGTTCAGGTGCATCTCCTGGTGGGCGCGCGGCAGATCCGCCCAACCGTAGATTTCCTTGTGCAGCGTCGGCTTGAACACGCTGCCATACAGCTCGGTCGCGGCGGCACAGCCGTCGGGCGTCTCATAATGCGTATGGTCGATCGTCACCTGCTTGACCGACATCAGCGTCGAGTTGTACTCGACCTTCTGGGAGAGCTGCCAGCCGGCACTCACGTTCACCGCCTGACGTGCGGTACACGCGAGGCCCGCGGCGAAGACCGGCCCGCGCAGCATGTCGCAAACGATGTGCATCGAATCACCATCGGTGCGCTTGCGGCATTCCTTGCTGAAGGCGCGCACGTCGTCCCGGCCGGCGAAGCGGTTGAATGCCGCCTGATCGATGCCTTCGATACCGTGCTTCTCCAAGGCAGCCCGGCGCTCCGGACTTCCGGAACAGAAGAACGCGCGATGCCCCTCGGCCTTGGCCAGCATCAAGAAGAGTTCGGAGACGCCGCCGCCGAAGCCCAGCACGTTCACCCTCGCCCGGCGCTCGGTGGGAACCTTCAAGCGATAGATGCCGATGCCTCGCCGCCAGAGGTGATACGCCGTGGGGGCACGGAGCGGCAGCGCCGCGATCTCCCAGAGGTTCAGCCCGCAATCGAGCGGCGCCTTGATCAGCTGCCAATCTCCGACCACGGATTCCTTGGAGTACCAGCCGATCGAATCTTCGGCATCGTAGGCCCAGATGCGGGTCGGGAAACCGTACTCGTCCGGCCCCCCATTGCAGTGGGTGATCACGATGTCGCCAGGCGTGAACTTCGTCACGTTGGCGCCGACTTCCAGGACCTCGCCCGTAGCGCTGTTGCCCGGGTAGATCTTGCCGCCCCGCTGATCGGCAATGTTGATCGTATCGGCGGTGGTGGCGTGGTCGATGTTGTGCTCGGCCGAAACCGCCAGGATCTTCATCCGCACATCGTTCGGGCCGACCTGGCGAAGCTCGAGCTCGTCGAGGCCGAGGACGTTCGAGACGTCGAACTCCGTGAGATCGGAGCCGGCGCGGGCCTGCTCCTTGGCGATGGACTCGGTGCTGATCGAGTAGGCGGGAACGGTCGACATGGGTGGGGGCTCCTGAATTCGCGAGGTGGCGGAGGGTAACACTGACACCTCGGCTCGCTCCAGCCGGGCCCGAGCCCGCAGCCGGGATCCGAGTGCCCCTTGAAGAGGGTGGACCCGGTGGTACGCTGCCCAGCCGGCTTCCCCCGGGCCCAGCGCACTGCCGCGCGGCCCCCTGGAGAGAACAGACATGCGCTTCTACGAGTACGAGTCCAAGGCGCTCTTTCGCAGGC contains:
- a CDS encoding cytochrome P450, with protein sequence MPGNDGLRLLDPSLYARGGPPHELFTELRRNAPVSRWEIERIEPFWAIVRHADLTSISKQPDIFLSEPGITLAPVDGSATDVPGFSSMRVVINMDPPEHRKVRKVASPSLTPRALKRIDPIVEESANRLVSALAETAGDEVDLVTAIAAKHPLRVLSTALGITHEQEEKVLELTNRLFAADDEELGGGNQPNDFAQLGKEFLELFLPIIEDRRQNPSDDLASVLANGQIDGAPMGPMETLGYYLIAFSAGHDTTKNALAGGLRALVEHPDQFEKLRRDPSLVPSAVEEILRWTSPVNYMKRTPNRDVEVNGQKIPEGEAVVMFYASANRDEDFFDDPFTFDIERKPNPHVAFGHGEHFCMGSHFARRSMAAILNQLVRRVEGWELAGEPEWIKASFVVGLKHLPVRCRMAS
- a CDS encoding zinc-binding dehydrogenase, with amino-acid sequence MSTVPAYSISTESIAKEQARAGSDLTEFDVSNVLGLDELELRQVGPNDVRMKILAVSAEHNIDHATTADTINIADQRGGKIYPGNSATGEVLEVGANVTKFTPGDIVITHCNGGPDEYGFPTRIWAYDAEDSIGWYSKESVVGDWQLIKAPLDCGLNLWEIAALPLRAPTAYHLWRRGIGIYRLKVPTERRARVNVLGFGGGVSELFLMLAKAEGHRAFFCSGSPERRAALEKHGIEGIDQAAFNRFAGRDDVRAFSKECRKRTDGDSMHIVCDMLRGPVFAAGLACTARQAVNVSAGWQLSQKVEYNSTLMSVKQVTIDHTHYETPDGCAAATELYGSVFKPTLHKEIYGWADLPRAHQEMHLNTQTGIPIVRIADEMPEAVKDLIP